From Brevinematales bacterium, a single genomic window includes:
- a CDS encoding NAD(P)H-dependent oxidoreductase subunit E has protein sequence MSNHSETCACAQETDEQKYERIAGIIEEYGAQKTNLIQILHMAQGIFGYLPLELQQFIADKLRLPLSEVYGVVTFYSYFSTTPRGKYTVGVCLGTACYVRGGKKIIDRMKEILNIGPGETTPDQKFSLEVMRCIGACGLAPAITVNGKVYKQVNADKLKTLIANL, from the coding sequence ATGTCTAACCATTCAGAAACCTGTGCATGCGCGCAGGAAACCGATGAACAAAAGTACGAACGGATTGCGGGGATTATCGAAGAGTACGGAGCGCAGAAAACCAACCTGATCCAGATTTTACATATGGCGCAGGGGATTTTCGGGTACTTGCCTCTCGAACTCCAGCAGTTCATCGCCGACAAACTCCGCCTTCCCCTTTCAGAAGTGTACGGAGTCGTCACGTTTTATTCCTATTTTTCCACCACGCCGCGCGGGAAATACACTGTCGGCGTATGTCTGGGCACAGCCTGCTATGTACGCGGAGGGAAGAAAATTATCGACCGGATGAAGGAGATTCTGAATATCGGGCCGGGCGAGACCACTCCCGATCAGAAATTCTCCCTCGAGGTCATGCGGTGTATAGGGGCATGCGGCCTCGCTCCCGCGATTACCGTGAACGGTAAGGTTTATAAACAAGTGAACGCCGATAAGCTGAAAACGCTCATCGCGAACTTATAA
- the nuoF gene encoding NADH-quinone oxidoreductase subunit NuoF: MAKTQIKPIRSIEELTFLKNDTLKSLSGYKYSVQICGGAGCVSSGCQSVKDALLKEIETRGLSNQVLVNVTGCIGTCALGPVMIVEPDGVFYTLLEEQDIANIVESHFVGGVLFGKKTFADKKSGKHIPYIKDIDFFNKQQKIALRNCGKIDYSSIEQYIANDGYLALAKSLKENNPDAVIEQVKKSGLRGRGGGGFPTGVKWEAGRKTPADSKYIVCNADEGDPGAFMDRSLIEGDPHSIIEGMMIGGYAIGASQGYVYIRAEYPLAIERLYEAIDQARAYGLLGKDILGSGFGFDIEIRIGAGSFVCGEETALMHSIEGKRGEPRQKPPFPFEKGLYGKPTIINNVETFANIAPIILNGGGWFANIGTKDSKGTKVFALAGNIQNTGLVEVPIGFSLGEIIYDIGGGIPKGRKFKAAQTGGPSGGCITQENLNIEIDYDNLKKLGTIMGSGGLIIMDEDACMVDVARFFMEFVQDESCGKCTPCRLGTKRMLEILERITHGQGREGDIELLEELGNTIKDTAICGLGQTGPNPVLSTIRYFRHEYEEHIHNKYCRSGVCSDMFISPCQNACPAGINVPGYIALISAGRIRDAYNLIRQDNPFPAVCGRVCTHPCESKCRRGQMDDAIAICDLKRYVADISLESDEPYKDIVFPKKGKSIGIIGAGPSGLTCGYYLARLGYDVDVYEEAPVAGGVLAFGIPQYRLPKDVLAAEIKAIEQAGVKIHTGYPVNNEKSFNELYDKHDAIYVATGTQFSRKINVDGEGLTGVHHGLDFLRDVHLKQNVKIGNHVVVIGGGNTAIDTARVSKRLGAKEVTILYRREIEDMPADRREIDEAIEEGVNVQTLTAPVRFAGNGKLTQVECVKMELGKFDSGGRRKPVELKGSEYVVNCDMAILAVSQYTDLPFIKKEAQTVSKWGTFIIDKNTFMTNIDGVFAGGDCVRGSDTVITAIADGKNAAKSMDIYLGGKGVLNVGEAIDIPRAAEETTIVEHERFPMKFLDAETRSHNFDEVAVGFHKLNAIAESMRCLRCDRRA, translated from the coding sequence ATGGCAAAAACTCAAATCAAACCTATCCGTTCTATCGAGGAGCTCACGTTCCTGAAGAACGATACCCTGAAATCCCTCTCGGGATACAAGTATTCCGTGCAGATATGCGGCGGCGCGGGATGCGTTTCGTCGGGATGCCAGTCCGTAAAGGACGCGCTCCTCAAAGAGATCGAGACGCGCGGCTTGTCCAATCAGGTGCTCGTCAATGTGACCGGCTGTATCGGCACATGCGCGCTCGGACCGGTGATGATCGTCGAACCGGACGGGGTGTTCTACACGTTGCTGGAAGAGCAGGATATCGCCAACATCGTGGAATCCCATTTCGTAGGCGGCGTGCTCTTCGGTAAAAAGACGTTCGCCGATAAAAAATCCGGCAAACATATCCCCTATATCAAGGATATCGATTTCTTCAATAAACAGCAGAAGATCGCCCTGCGGAACTGCGGTAAGATCGACTATTCCTCGATCGAGCAGTATATCGCTAACGACGGGTATCTCGCGTTGGCGAAAAGCCTCAAGGAGAATAATCCCGACGCGGTCATCGAGCAGGTCAAAAAGTCCGGGCTTCGCGGACGCGGCGGCGGGGGATTCCCTACCGGCGTTAAATGGGAAGCCGGGCGTAAGACTCCCGCCGACAGTAAATATATCGTCTGTAACGCCGACGAGGGCGACCCCGGCGCGTTCATGGACAGAAGCCTGATCGAGGGCGACCCCCACTCCATTATCGAAGGGATGATGATCGGCGGCTACGCTATCGGCGCATCGCAGGGATATGTCTATATCCGCGCGGAATATCCGCTCGCAATCGAACGTCTCTACGAGGCTATCGACCAGGCGCGCGCCTACGGCCTCCTCGGTAAGGATATCCTCGGAAGCGGGTTCGGCTTCGATATAGAAATCCGTATCGGCGCGGGCTCGTTCGTCTGCGGAGAGGAAACCGCGCTCATGCATTCCATCGAAGGGAAACGCGGCGAGCCCCGCCAGAAACCCCCGTTCCCGTTCGAGAAGGGTCTCTACGGCAAACCGACTATTATCAATAACGTCGAAACGTTCGCCAATATCGCGCCGATTATCCTCAACGGCGGCGGCTGGTTCGCGAATATCGGTACCAAGGACAGCAAGGGTACGAAGGTGTTCGCCCTCGCGGGGAATATCCAGAATACCGGGCTGGTCGAAGTACCTATCGGCTTCTCCCTCGGCGAGATCATCTACGATATCGGCGGCGGTATCCCGAAGGGGCGTAAGTTCAAAGCCGCCCAGACCGGCGGGCCGTCCGGCGGATGTATCACCCAGGAAAACCTCAATATCGAAATTGACTATGATAACCTGAAAAAGCTCGGCACCATCATGGGCTCAGGCGGACTCATCATTATGGACGAGGACGCGTGTATGGTGGACGTCGCGCGGTTTTTTATGGAGTTCGTGCAGGACGAGTCCTGCGGAAAATGTACCCCGTGCCGCCTCGGCACCAAGCGTATGCTCGAGATACTCGAACGCATCACGCACGGGCAGGGACGCGAGGGGGATATCGAGCTCCTCGAAGAACTCGGCAACACCATCAAGGATACCGCGATCTGCGGCCTCGGCCAAACCGGGCCAAACCCGGTGCTCAGCACTATCCGCTACTTCCGGCATGAATACGAAGAGCATATCCATAATAAGTATTGCCGTTCCGGCGTGTGCAGCGACATGTTCATCTCGCCGTGCCAGAACGCCTGCCCGGCGGGCATCAATGTCCCCGGGTATATCGCGCTGATTTCGGCGGGACGTATCCGCGACGCGTACAACCTCATCCGGCAGGACAACCCCTTTCCCGCGGTCTGCGGGCGCGTCTGTACCCACCCCTGCGAGAGCAAGTGCCGCCGCGGACAGATGGACGACGCTATCGCAATCTGCGACCTCAAACGCTATGTAGCGGATATCTCGCTCGAAAGCGACGAACCGTATAAAGATATCGTGTTCCCCAAGAAGGGCAAGAGTATCGGTATCATCGGCGCGGGTCCGTCCGGCCTCACCTGCGGGTACTATCTCGCGAGGCTCGGGTACGATGTCGATGTGTACGAGGAAGCCCCCGTGGCGGGCGGCGTGCTCGCGTTCGGTATCCCCCAATACCGTCTCCCTAAGGACGTGCTGGCCGCCGAGATCAAGGCGATCGAACAGGCGGGGGTTAAAATCCATACGGGTTACCCGGTCAATAACGAAAAGAGCTTCAACGAACTATACGATAAGCACGACGCGATCTATGTCGCGACCGGCACCCAGTTCTCGCGCAAGATCAACGTAGACGGCGAGGGACTGACGGGCGTGCATCACGGGCTCGATTTCCTCCGCGACGTGCATCTCAAGCAGAACGTAAAAATCGGCAATCATGTCGTAGTTATCGGCGGAGGAAATACCGCTATCGATACCGCGCGCGTGTCCAAACGTCTCGGCGCGAAAGAGGTCACTATCCTCTACCGCCGCGAAATCGAGGATATGCCCGCCGACCGCCGCGAGATCGACGAAGCTATCGAGGAGGGCGTGAACGTGCAGACCCTCACTGCCCCCGTCCGTTTCGCCGGGAACGGCAAGCTGACGCAGGTGGAATGCGTTAAGATGGAGCTGGGCAAATTCGACTCCGGCGGGCGCAGAAAGCCGGTCGAGCTCAAGGGCTCCGAATATGTCGTGAACTGCGATATGGCGATCCTCGCGGTCAGCCAGTACACCGACCTCCCGTTCATCAAAAAGGAGGCGCAGACCGTCAGCAAATGGGGCACGTTCATTATCGATAAGAACACGTTTATGACGAATATCGACGGCGTATTCGCGGGCGGCGACTGTGTGCGCGGCTCGGATACGGTGATCACCGCTATCGCCGACGGGAAAAATGCCGCCAAGTCGATGGATATTTACCTCGGCGGAAAGGGCGTACTGAATGTCGGCGAAGCAATCGATATTCCCAGAGCGGCGGAAGAAACCACCATCGTGGAGCACGAACGCTTCCCGATGAAGTTCCTCGATGCGGAAACCCGCAGTCATAATTTCGACGAGGTCGCGGTCGGTTTCCACAAACTGAACGCTATCGCCGAATCCATGCGCTGTTTAAGATGCGATAGGAGGGCATAA